A region from the Patagioenas fasciata isolate bPatFas1 chromosome 27, bPatFas1.hap1, whole genome shotgun sequence genome encodes:
- the LOC139825671 gene encoding uncharacterized protein, with amino-acid sequence MAMECSCLRKRIATALPCSSLVARGKFQGEDEHLGAHKELVVRYPEYLDLGKYTSEADGGPLLYSLYAVLVHEGRSCQQGHYYCFVKASDGRWYKMDDASVVPCDIQTVLGQRAYLLFYVRHHDLTPGAGAERQETQSTGLAKSVQEPKSPFSEGFVAPRKPEDEANTQRTHRNGSPRDWAAPRPQRCPTKRGHSATEEGEKLDGSHPDCPPAKRRCAGPVQTQKRAPRQLRRGRGILRRSSHRDRNSSAYGRRSIWERLYGSSGRRADGHPGSRREQQPGKDSLEKQRVLPPVPVRPEAAIEKPPCRKRKLSCAEEGESAPERKRRRTEMSPLVIQP; translated from the exons ATGGCTATGGAGTGCAGCTGTCTGAGAAAAAGAATTgcaacagctctgccctgctcttccCTTGTGGCCAGAGGAAAGTTCCAGGGTGAAGATGAGCACCTGGGCGCTCATAAAGAGCTG GTCGTGCGGTACCCAGAATATTTGGACCTTGGCAAATACacatctgaagcagatggaggaccACTCCTCTACTCCTTGTATGCCGTCCTGGTCCATGAAGGCCGCAGCTGTCAGCAAGGACACTATTACTGCTTTGTAAAG GCCAGCGATGGACGGTGGTACAAGATGGACGATGCGTCTGTGGTTCCGTGTGACATCCAGACGGTTCTCGGCCAGCGCGCATATTTACTCTTCTATGTCAG GCATCACGATTTGACCCCTGGAGCGGGCGCTGAACGCCAAGAGACTCAGAGCACTGGGTTGGCAAAGTCGGTTCAAGAGCCGAAGAGTCCGTTTTCTGAAGGCTTCGTGGCACCGAGAAAGCCGGAAGATGAAGCAAATACGCAGAGGACCCACAGGAACGGAAGCCCACGGGACTGGGCAGCGCCTCGCCCTCAGCGCTGCCCCACGAAGAGAGGGCACTCTGCCACTGAGGAGGGGGAGAAGCTGGACGGGAGCCACCCAGACTGTCCGCCTGCCAAGCGCAGGTGCGCCGGCCCTGTGCAAACGCAGAAGCGCGCTCCCCGTCAGCTGCGGCGTGGCCGTGGGATCCTGCGCCGCTCTTCCCACAGGGACAGGAACAGCTCTGCTTATGGCAGAAGATCCATTTGGGAAAGGCTGTACGGCTCGAGCGGCCGCCGAGCAGACGGGCACCCTGGGTCGCGACgggagcagcagcctgggaaagACTCCCTTGAAAAACAACGTGTGCTCCCCCCAGTGCCCGTTCGCCCAGAGGCTGCAATCGAAAAACCACCgtgcagaaagagaaaactcTCCTGCGCAGAGGAGGGTGAAAGTGCGCCCGAGAGAAAGCGGCGAAGGACAGAAATGAGCCCTCTGGTGATCCAGCCTTGA